One Malania oleifera isolate guangnan ecotype guangnan chromosome 10, ASM2987363v1, whole genome shotgun sequence genomic region harbors:
- the LOC131166622 gene encoding pEARLI1-like lipid transfer protein 3, translated as MASPKAAAVATTTAALIFILLFATASGSRDIAHAYNTQDPAAEASCPQDSIKFGVCGGLLDDLLHFAVGNPPSGPCCSVLEGLADFEAAICLCTAFQANVLGVNLGIPISLNLLMNYCGRNAPVDFQCA; from the coding sequence ATGGCTTCTCCAAAGGCTGCAGCTGTTGCAACAACCACTGCTGCCCTCATTTTCATCCTCTTGTTCGCGACGGCAAGCGGTTCGAGGGATATTGCTCACGCCTACAATACTCAAGACCCCGCGGCGGAGGCATCGTGCCCTCAGGACAGCATCAAGTTTGGGGTATGCGGCGGACTGTTGGATGACTTGTTGCACTTTGCAGTGGGAAACCCGCCGTCCGGCCCTTGCTGCTCCGTCCTCGAGGGACTCGCCGATTTCGAAGCTGCCATTTGCCTTTGCACTGCCTTTCAAGCCAATGTCCTTGGTGTCAACTTAGGCATTCCCATTTCCTTGAACTTGCTCATGAATTACTGTGGGAGGAATGCACCAGTAGATTTCCAATGCGCCTAG
- the LOC131166040 gene encoding L-lactate dehydrogenase A-like produces the protein MEKSPSSSSLGPMGLDFAGSFFRPIQLAAPPSPTKRHTKVSVVGAGNVGMAIAQTILTQDLADELVLVDANPDKLRGEMLDLQHAAAFLPRTKILASVDSSVTADSDLCIVTAGVRQGVGETRLNLIRRNVTLFSEIVPALAKHSPDSILIIVSNPVDVLTYVAWKLSGFPSNRVIGSGTNLDSSRFRSMIADHLDVNAQDVQAYIVGEHGDSSVALWSSISVGGVPILSFLEKQQIAFEKETLENIHKEVIESAYEVIRLKAYTSWAIGYSVASLARTILRDQRRIHPVSILAKGFYEINGGDVFFSLPTQLGRNGVLGVTNIHITDEEAQQLRDSAKVILDVQSQLEI, from the exons ATGGAGAAaagcccttcttcttcttctctgggCCCAATGGGCCTCGACTTCGCCGGCTCTTTCTTCAGGCCCATCCAACTTGCCGCCCCCCCGTCCCCCACCAAGCGCCACACCAAGGTCTCCGTCGTCGGCGCCGGCAACGTCGGCATGGCCATCGCCCAAACAATCTTAACCCAGGACCTCGCCGACGAGCTCGTCCTGGTCGACGCCAATCCCGACAAGCTCCGCGGCGAAATGCTCGACCTCCAGCACGCTGCAGCGTTCCTGCCGCGCACCAAGATACTCGCCTCCGTCGATTCCTCCGTCACGGCCGACTCCGACCTGTGCATCGTCACCGCCGGCGTGCGCCAGGGAGTGGGCGAGACCCGGCTGAACCTCATCCGTCGGAACGTGACGTTGTTCTCTGAAATTGTGCCGGCGCTCGCGAAGCACTCGCCGGATTCGATACTGATTATAGTGTCGAACCCGGTGGACGTGCTGACGTACGTCGCATGGAAGCTGTCGGGGTTTCCGTCGAACAGGGTGATCGGCTCTGGAACGAATCTGGACTCGTCGAGGTTCCGGTCCATGATTGCGGATCATCTTGACGTCAATGCCCAGGATGTTCAG GCATACATTGTTGGGGAGCATGGCGATAGTTCAGTAGCACTATGGTCTAGTATAAGCGTGGGAGGAGTTCCAATTCTAAGTTTCTTAGAGAAGCAACAGATTGCATTTGAGAAAGAGACTCTCGAGAACATCCACAAAGAAGTGATTGAGAGTGCATACGAAGTTATTCGCCTCAAGGCTTACACCTCATGGGCTATTGGTTATTCAGTGGCAAGCTTGGCTCGAACCATCCTTCGGGACCAAAGGAGGATTCACCCAGTCTCTATCCTTGCCAAGGGCTTCTATGAAATCAATGGCGGTGATGTGTTCTTTAGCCTCCCAACACAGCTTGGAAGGAATGGAGTTCTTGGTGTGACTAATATTCATATAACAGATGAGGAGGCTCAACAACTTCGAGACTCGGCAAAGGTCATCTTGGATGTTCAAAGTCAACTTGAGATATAA